A single region of the Alosa alosa isolate M-15738 ecotype Scorff River chromosome 6, AALO_Geno_1.1, whole genome shotgun sequence genome encodes:
- the pla2g10 gene encoding group 10 secretory phospholipase A2: MPVLHWILLLLLGLACATPSRSTRRKRGLLELAGVIKCSTGRSALAYMMYGCYCGLGGQGWPRDKADWCCHKHDCCYGDAEFAGCQTHTDKYQWTCEDKEADCDSLKDKCEKMLCRCDREAAKCLRKAPFIKKYAFWPDFLCGCVHPTCNFY, from the exons ATGCCAGTACTCCATTGGATACTTCTGCTACTCTTGG GCCTGGCCTGTGCCACTCCATCAAGGTCTACTCGGAGAAAAAGAGGACTGCTGGAACTGGCTGGAGTCATCAAATGTAGTACCGGAAGATCAGCCTTGGCCTATATGATGTATGGCTGTTACTGTGGCCTTGGAGGACAAGGATGGCCCAGGGACAAGGCTGACTG GTGCTGTCATAAACATGACTGCTGCTACGGTGATGCAGAGTTTGCAGGTTGCCAAACGCACACCGACAAGTACCAGTGGACATGTGAAGACAAGGAAGCCGATTGTG ATTCTCTGAAGGACAAGTGTGAGAAAATGCTCTGCCGCTGTGACAGGGAAGCAGCTAAGTGTCTGAGAAAAGCGCCTTTCATTAAGAAATACGCTTTTTGGCCAGATTTTCTCTGTGGATGTGTTCACCCAACCTGCAATTTCTACTGA